Proteins from a genomic interval of Poecile atricapillus isolate bPoeAtr1 chromosome 1, bPoeAtr1.hap1, whole genome shotgun sequence:
- the POLD4 gene encoding DNA polymerase delta subunit 4 isoform X1 — protein sequence MKILTCPAQLQRLEGILRKSLPLALPVFGAVLNINRGNPGQFEVLVDKWPEFGAVLARPSGEVPVNDGYWNTQAGFYRDLGAYRALLETPGCLRWDAAFTLIGLQDGLATVSQDLAGRKGVELDIVEYYSYWHPDPSTMPELRPTPGVRIGSLSPSHVDLLNDTWPYGGNARSRRYLAEILGRFPQVCLQDSSGQPIAWVLTDHFGTGTHSYTLPEHRRCGHMQVALTVAAQRAQSRGFPTFGHTALGNRPMQQLQELLGHQRLPGVCRYILHNPGLDRDGP from the exons ATGAAGATCCTGAcgtgcccagcccagctgcagcgTCTGGAGGGGATCCTGAGGAAGAGCCTGCCCCTCGCCCTGCCG GTCTTTGGGGCAGTGCTGAACATCAACCGGGGCAACCCTGGCCAGTTTGAGGTGCTGGTGGACAAGTGGCCCGAATTCGGTGCTGTGCTGGCCCGGCCCAGTGGAGAG GTGCCGGTGAACGACGGCTACTGGAACACACAGGCAGGGTTTTACCGGGACCTGGGGGCGTACCGGGCACTGCTGGAGACCCCCGGCTGCCTGCGCTGGGACGCTGCCTTCACCCTCATTG ggctACAGGACGGGCTGGCCACAGTGTCCCAGGAcctggcagggaggaagggTGTGGAGCTGGACATCGTTGAGTACTACTCCTACTGGCACCCTGACCCCAGCACCATGCCTGAGCTCCG GCCAACCCCCGGGGTGCGCATCGGCTCCCTGAGTCCCTCGCACGTGGACCTGCTCAACGACACTTGGCCCTACGGGGGGAATGCCCGCAGCCGGCGCTACCTGGCTGAGATTTTGGGGCGCTTCCCGCAAGTCTGCCTGCAGGACAGCAGCGGGCAGCCCATCGCCTGGGTGCTGACGGATCATTTCGGGACGGGCACCCACAGCTACACGCTGCCCGAGCACCGGCGGTGCGGCCACATGCAGGTGGCACTGACGGTGGCGGCGCAGCGGGCACAGTCCCGTGGGTTCCCCACGTTCGGGCACACGGCGCTGGGGAACCGGCccatgcagcagctgcaggagctgctgggccaccAGCGCCTGCCTGGGGTCTGCCGCTACATCCTGCACAATCCCGGCCTGGACAGGGACGGGCCCTGa